The following proteins are co-located in the Nitrospira sp. genome:
- a CDS encoding M1 family aminopeptidase translates to MIDPDRHHLTVTDRMVLQAGGLPQALEFTLAKSLRVTELLLVEGGRAVPVPFTVGPTPADSTIQSLTLSLPQNVSGDVTLEWHYQGLVNDPPREPRHLRFVTPSETAGHIGPEGVYLSSESGWYPDLSGSLASYALAVKMPEGWTTVSQGRGGATQDCSPANAGGACVTWQTWESGIAEALTLVANRFRVAQREWTDGQGKTVRLATYLFPEDAVLADEYLAATAKYLEAYVPLLGSYPFEQFAVVENFFASGLGMPSFTLLGSGSIKRHYTQPYALGHEIVHSWIGNVVWNRAESGNWVEGLTTYLANYYWHELAKDDRQAREQRRLMTQGYSLYVAPESDYPLMEFQRKSDEKDNAIGYQKAAMVFHQLRRAIGDEAFWRGVKQIVAELSGRHADWKDLERVFAQVSRTDLRWFFAQWVERAGAPRLSLLEASALPEANQPGAYRLQVAVRQEGEPFRVTVPLEVTMQDSVQTVLVPLLEAQGEVEVSVPAAPLSVALDPQFMTLQRLRRDQLAPVLNLYVTDRQKALLPLFADSTTPFHELVARIQAQEESVPPDRKTVILPVDTAALPESGSVLILATPEHQAHAQALVTDSCGDRVQLEPGGFRIAGARYEGPSMAVVLSCHRAGVPGSVVTVLYAIHPAAATKVARLLFFYGWHSVVIFTDGAVAQRDVWQVPQMIKEVRRNAQQ, encoded by the coding sequence ATGATTGATCCTGATCGGCACCATCTAACGGTCACGGATCGGATGGTGCTTCAGGCCGGCGGGCTGCCGCAAGCACTCGAGTTTACCTTGGCCAAATCGCTACGGGTCACGGAGCTGCTCCTGGTCGAGGGGGGGCGGGCCGTTCCTGTGCCGTTTACGGTCGGCCCCACGCCGGCTGATTCCACTATCCAATCCCTTACGCTCTCGCTGCCACAGAATGTCTCCGGCGACGTGACGCTGGAGTGGCATTATCAGGGCCTGGTCAATGATCCACCGCGCGAGCCGCGCCATCTCCGGTTTGTGACGCCGAGCGAGACCGCCGGCCATATCGGACCGGAAGGCGTCTATCTGAGCAGCGAAAGCGGGTGGTATCCCGATCTGTCCGGCTCGCTGGCCTCCTATGCGCTCGCGGTCAAGATGCCTGAAGGCTGGACTACGGTCAGCCAGGGGCGTGGGGGCGCCACACAAGATTGTTCCCCGGCCAATGCCGGAGGGGCCTGCGTCACATGGCAGACCTGGGAATCGGGTATTGCGGAGGCGCTCACACTCGTCGCCAACCGGTTTCGCGTCGCCCAGCGTGAGTGGACGGATGGGCAGGGGAAGACGGTTCGTCTTGCCACCTACTTGTTTCCTGAGGATGCGGTGCTGGCAGACGAATATCTGGCGGCGACCGCCAAGTATCTCGAGGCCTATGTGCCGCTGCTAGGGTCCTATCCGTTCGAGCAATTCGCCGTGGTGGAGAATTTCTTTGCGAGCGGGCTCGGGATGCCGTCGTTCACTCTCTTAGGCAGCGGCAGCATCAAGCGCCACTATACGCAGCCCTACGCATTGGGGCATGAGATCGTCCATTCCTGGATCGGCAACGTCGTGTGGAATCGCGCCGAGAGTGGCAATTGGGTGGAAGGGCTCACGACCTATCTGGCGAACTATTACTGGCATGAGCTGGCCAAAGATGACCGGCAGGCGCGCGAGCAGCGCCGCTTGATGACGCAGGGGTACAGTCTGTATGTGGCGCCAGAATCCGATTATCCCCTGATGGAGTTTCAGCGGAAGAGCGACGAGAAAGATAATGCCATCGGCTATCAAAAGGCGGCGATGGTCTTCCATCAGCTGCGCAGGGCAATTGGCGACGAGGCGTTCTGGCGAGGGGTGAAGCAGATCGTCGCAGAGCTCTCCGGGCGGCATGCGGATTGGAAGGATCTTGAACGGGTGTTTGCGCAGGTCAGCCGGACAGACCTGCGCTGGTTTTTTGCGCAATGGGTCGAACGGGCCGGCGCGCCGCGGCTGTCCCTCCTTGAGGCCTCGGCCTTGCCCGAGGCCAATCAGCCTGGCGCCTATCGGCTGCAGGTCGCAGTGCGGCAGGAGGGGGAGCCTTTTCGCGTGACCGTCCCTCTCGAAGTCACGATGCAGGACTCGGTACAGACCGTGCTGGTGCCGCTCCTTGAGGCTCAGGGAGAAGTCGAGGTGTCGGTGCCAGCCGCGCCCTTGTCGGTGGCGCTGGATCCCCAGTTCATGACGCTCCAGCGGCTGAGGCGTGACCAACTGGCGCCGGTGCTGAATTTGTATGTAACCGATCGGCAGAAAGCGCTCCTGCCGCTGTTTGCCGACAGCACGACACCGTTTCATGAGCTGGTGGCGCGCATTCAGGCGCAAGAAGAGTCGGTTCCGCCGGATCGCAAGACGGTGATCTTGCCGGTAGACACGGCGGCGCTGCCTGAGTCAGGATCGGTCCTGATCCTCGCGACGCCGGAACATCAGGCGCATGCGCAGGCCCTGGTGACGGACTCGTGCGGGGATCGGGTGCAGTTGGAGCCGGGCGGATTTCGCATCGCCGGGGCGAGGTACGAAGGGCCCTCGATGGCCGTCGTCTTGTCCTGTCATCGCGCGGGGGTGCCTGGCTCGGTGGTGACGGTGTTGTATGCCATCCATCCCGCGGCGGCCACGAAAGTTGCCCGCTTGCTGTTTTTCTATGGATGGCACAGTGTGGTGATCTTTACCGACGGCGCCGTGGCGCAGCGTGACGTCTGGCAGGTTCCTCAGATGATCAAGGAGGTTCGACGCAATGCACAGCAGTAA
- a CDS encoding response regulator, translated as MITILIVDDDQMNCDLLQTVLTRHGYQVVTCTSGRDGLELFRKQAPRITVLDLRMPEMDGLTVLKEIRAIDPEAPVIILGGGATEVQENQARSLRVTDFIRRGLSLDILVEAVHRASQLPVRPNPVPIPPAPAMAGQDTGESVLIVDDDPLIRDLLVQFLSVRGYRAFGVADGHEALRVVREAAPDLILLDMILPGLPGIEVLQSLRDMQYPGGVIIMTGSHNEEMLEEAWALGPQEILGKPIALDRLLTAVQLVLVCREC; from the coding sequence ATGATAACGATTTTGATCGTGGACGACGACCAGATGAATTGCGATCTGTTGCAGACCGTCCTGACACGGCATGGCTATCAGGTGGTGACCTGCACGAGCGGGCGCGACGGGTTGGAATTGTTTCGGAAGCAGGCGCCGCGCATCACCGTGCTTGATTTGCGGATGCCCGAGATGGACGGGTTGACGGTGCTCAAAGAAATTCGGGCGATCGATCCCGAGGCGCCGGTGATCATCCTGGGCGGCGGAGCCACCGAGGTGCAGGAGAATCAGGCGCGTTCGCTGCGCGTGACGGATTTTATCCGCCGTGGGCTCTCGTTGGATATTCTCGTCGAGGCCGTGCATCGGGCGTCACAGTTGCCGGTTCGGCCGAATCCGGTCCCGATTCCTCCCGCCCCTGCGATGGCAGGCCAGGACACCGGTGAGTCGGTGCTGATCGTCGACGATGATCCGCTCATTCGGGATTTGCTGGTTCAATTTCTCAGTGTGCGTGGCTATCGGGCCTTCGGGGTGGCCGATGGACATGAGGCGTTGCGCGTCGTGCGGGAAGCGGCGCCGGATCTGATCCTGTTGGATATGATCCTTCCGGGGTTGCCGGGGATCGAGGTCTTGCAGTCGCTTCGGGACATGCAATATCCGGGCGGGGTGATCATCATGACCGGGAGCCATAACGAGGAGATGCTCGAAGAAGCCTGGGCGTTGGGGCCTCAGGAGATCCTGGGGAAGCCGATTGCCCTCGATCGCCTCCTCACCGCCGTTCAGCTCGTGCTCGTCTGCCGCGAGTGCTAA
- the ftsY gene encoding signal recognition particle-docking protein FtsY — protein sequence MGWFQRLSDGLSKTRQVVRQSLDRVLGRTPDPAMLEELEAALLSADLGVRVVDRLMTHVREHARGADAASSDALQNVLSRTVYGLLAPVQGPSLEQLIAQGPKPFVVLVVGVNGVGKTTTIAKMAQRLVQGGRRPLLVAGDTFRAAAIDQLQVWADRVGVDVIRQRHGADPAAVAFDGIVAAKARGADVVLIDTAGRLHTKSNLMDELRKVTRVIGQELPGAPHETLLVLDATLGQNALAQARQFKESVGVTGLVLTKLDGTARGGIVVAIAEELKIPVRLIGVGEGVEDLQDFNQEAFIAALFGQPAPRS from the coding sequence ATGGGGTGGTTTCAGCGGCTCAGCGACGGACTCAGTAAAACCCGCCAGGTGGTCCGGCAATCGCTCGACCGGGTGTTGGGTCGGACGCCGGACCCGGCGATGCTCGAAGAGCTGGAGGCCGCGCTCTTGAGCGCCGATTTGGGCGTGCGTGTGGTAGACCGATTGATGACCCATGTGCGCGAGCATGCGCGCGGGGCGGACGCGGCGAGTTCCGACGCGTTGCAGAATGTGCTGAGCCGGACGGTCTATGGCCTCTTGGCCCCGGTGCAGGGGCCGTCATTGGAACAGCTGATCGCGCAAGGGCCGAAGCCGTTTGTCGTGCTGGTGGTCGGCGTCAATGGAGTGGGGAAGACCACCACGATTGCCAAGATGGCACAACGGCTGGTGCAAGGCGGCCGCCGCCCGTTGCTGGTGGCGGGCGACACCTTTCGCGCGGCGGCGATCGACCAGCTGCAAGTCTGGGCGGATCGTGTCGGGGTGGATGTCATCCGGCAGCGGCATGGGGCGGACCCGGCGGCGGTGGCATTCGACGGCATTGTGGCCGCGAAGGCGCGTGGGGCCGATGTCGTGCTGATCGATACGGCGGGCCGGTTGCACACTAAGTCCAATCTCATGGATGAGTTGCGAAAAGTGACTCGGGTGATCGGCCAGGAGCTGCCGGGCGCGCCGCATGAAACCTTGCTGGTGCTGGACGCCACGCTGGGGCAGAACGCGCTGGCGCAAGCGCGGCAATTCAAGGAATCCGTCGGCGTGACCGGCCTCGTCCTGACCAAGCTCGACGGGACCGCGCGCGGAGGCATCGTGGTCGCCATTGCCGAGGAGCTGAAGATTCCGGTCCGGCTGATCGGCGTCGGCGAAGGGGTCGAGGATCTCCAGGACTTCAATCAGGAAGCCTTTATCGCCGCCTTGTTCGGGCAGCCCGCGCCCCGGTCATAA
- a CDS encoding lipid-A-disaccharide synthase N-terminal domain-containing protein, producing MSLDTIWIAIGFLGQGLFFGRWIVQWLASEQSASSKVPVSFWYLSLIGGLITLAYAIYKKDPVFIAGQSIGSVVYIRNLMLIYRPDLSKPVKGDQR from the coding sequence ATGAGTCTCGACACCATTTGGATCGCCATCGGATTTCTCGGCCAGGGGCTGTTCTTCGGACGCTGGATCGTTCAATGGCTCGCCTCGGAACAGAGCGCCTCGAGCAAGGTGCCGGTGTCCTTTTGGTACTTGAGCCTCATCGGCGGCCTTATCACGCTGGCCTATGCCATCTACAAGAAAGATCCCGTCTTCATCGCCGGGCAAAGCATCGGCTCTGTGGTGTACATCCGCAATCTGATGCTCATCTATCGCCCGGACCTCTCGAAACCCGTGAAGGGTGATCAGCGATGA
- a CDS encoding phosphatase PAP2 family protein: MTVVGQGPEARGEGQAGIGHQRLSSSPSPLAPRLLSFICLCAALVCVYGGLREFDGPVAGHLRAITTPEGGGTLTVPWMAFVSQAGNWLGDGRQLLTVSAMLMALGWAYPPSRGMRTGIETLWAHGIATVLVHTVKHLVGRPRPKFSTSGDWEMAPSLLSGFDSFPSGHTTATFALAVVLSRRFPHYSLLFFGAGAFVALSRVLRGSHFTTDVFGGAVLGLVSGALAMLPWKDWRVAIETGVRQAAIGTVWVFALLWAVTHPMPSGWDSILLMGLGAGLTGLGLWCRLGKWRHAHRVWRIAIALGLSLMTASPLVMAAAGFLCLGLWICEEQNQNTAEDSRSLAIVRNGELVAAVLLSLAVLVVGRGALHL, translated from the coding sequence GTGACGGTGGTGGGTCAGGGGCCAGAGGCGAGGGGCGAGGGGCAAGCCGGCATCGGCCACCAGCGGCTTTCCTCTAGCCCCTCGCCTCTAGCCCCGCGCCTGCTGTCGTTCATCTGCCTCTGTGCCGCGCTGGTGTGCGTGTACGGGGGGCTGCGGGAATTCGATGGCCCAGTCGCGGGGCATCTCCGCGCGATCACCACGCCGGAGGGTGGGGGCACCCTGACGGTGCCGTGGATGGCGTTTGTCAGCCAGGCCGGCAACTGGCTCGGCGATGGGCGGCAGTTGCTCACCGTCAGCGCTATGCTCATGGCGCTTGGGTGGGCCTATCCCCCGTCGCGCGGGATGCGCACGGGCATTGAGACGTTGTGGGCCCATGGGATTGCGACGGTGCTGGTCCACACGGTCAAGCATCTGGTCGGACGGCCCAGGCCCAAGTTTTCCACGTCGGGCGACTGGGAGATGGCCCCGTCGTTGCTTTCCGGATTTGACTCCTTCCCGTCAGGCCATACCACGGCGACCTTTGCTTTGGCCGTGGTCTTGAGTCGGCGATTTCCCCACTACAGCCTGCTGTTCTTTGGGGCGGGCGCGTTTGTCGCGTTGAGCCGCGTGCTGCGGGGATCGCATTTCACCACCGATGTATTTGGCGGGGCGGTGCTGGGTCTCGTGAGTGGCGCGCTGGCCATGCTGCCGTGGAAGGACTGGCGCGTGGCGATAGAAACGGGTGTGAGGCAGGCCGCCATTGGAACGGTCTGGGTCTTTGCGCTGCTGTGGGCTGTGACGCACCCGATGCCATCAGGATGGGACAGCATCCTCTTGATGGGGCTTGGTGCAGGGCTGACAGGGCTCGGTTTGTGGTGCAGGCTCGGCAAGTGGCGGCACGCGCATCGGGTCTGGCGCATAGCCATCGCCCTGGGGCTGTCACTCATGACGGCCTCGCCGCTGGTCATGGCTGCGGCAGGATTTCTGTGTCTGGGATTGTGGATTTGCGAAGAGCAGAATCAGAACACCGCCGAAGACTCACGGAGCCTGGCGATCGTCCGAAACGGTGAGTTGGTGGCCGCCGTGCTGCTCAGCCTGGCCGTGCTTGTCGTTGGCCGCGGGGCACTTCACTTGTGA
- a CDS encoding glycosyltransferase family 2 protein yields the protein MTHAIRPWASVVIPIKDERDNLTPLTERVLTVLSAREESRKAPFELVYIDDGSTDGSSELLDQLQQTYPMVRVLHFDRNYGQSSAFDAGFKHSTGDLVITLDGDLQNDPADIDRMLPLIQQFDLVCGWRKTRNDNLVRKLSSRIANKVRTAVTGDRVHDTGCSLKIFRRALVDKLQLFTGMHRFFPALALMHGFTVTEIPVSHYPRAHGLSKYGVGNRLFKSLYDLIAVRWMQQRVLRYRLRDK from the coding sequence ATGACCCACGCGATTCGCCCATGGGCCTCTGTCGTCATTCCCATCAAGGATGAACGAGACAATCTGACACCGCTCACTGAGCGGGTCCTCACGGTGCTTTCCGCACGCGAGGAGTCCCGGAAGGCCCCCTTCGAGCTGGTCTATATCGACGATGGGAGCACCGACGGCAGCAGCGAACTGCTCGACCAGCTGCAACAGACCTATCCCATGGTCCGCGTGCTGCATTTCGACCGGAACTATGGCCAGTCGTCCGCCTTCGATGCCGGCTTCAAACACTCGACCGGCGACCTGGTCATCACGCTCGACGGAGACCTCCAGAACGATCCGGCCGATATCGACCGGATGCTGCCGTTGATCCAACAGTTCGACCTCGTCTGCGGCTGGCGGAAGACCCGCAACGACAATCTGGTGCGCAAGCTCTCTTCCCGCATCGCCAACAAGGTGCGGACCGCCGTCACGGGCGACCGCGTCCACGACACCGGCTGCTCGCTGAAGATCTTCCGGCGGGCCTTGGTGGACAAGCTGCAGCTCTTCACCGGCATGCATCGGTTCTTCCCGGCCCTGGCCCTCATGCACGGATTTACCGTGACCGAGATTCCGGTCAGCCACTATCCCCGCGCCCACGGCCTCTCGAAATATGGCGTCGGCAACCGGCTTTTCAAATCGCTCTATGACCTCATCGCCGTCCGCTGGATGCAACAGCGCGTGCTGCGGTATCGGCTCCGTGATAAGTGA
- a CDS encoding glycosyltransferase family 39 protein — protein MSDQTGGTSENRETEASAESRDSHPSSVTYPATLIVRHLCILLALCGVLFFWNLGALGLTDRDEGRNAEAGREMLETGDWISPTFNYEPRYAKPALVYWLMSASYKTFGVSAFAARFPSALFGLGLVLMLYLFLARLRDPVTALLAALMLALNLQMIALNRMALTDSVLIFFTTLSLFAFWLGFQTTHARRHWLWICYLAMGLGTLAKGPVGFLVPLITIALYLSLTKQWGRFWQEGKPLPGTALTVLIALPWYATMWWLHGAEYAASAQANTVGRFLNPMEGHSFGLLFYIPVLLLGFFPWSGWLLFAWYDAFNNWRKTRGQESDLPTDVPSLEWFTAAWIFGTFIFFTLSSTRLPHYIGPLFPAAAILTALFWSRCMAEPATRGARASVHVVMWLGFLLAGAFASLPWIYDTKIAGKLVKEFPLATQLSMGSGPYIAATLLLIGMGLVGAFGLSETRRRGAFWAAAGSLAGVVLVVMLFILPAVNRYFVAPPQELAYAAGVNLEPGEQLIVYASTRPSMAFYARRKVLFVGKGEEDKMREALSQAGRTMILLPETFVEKLPGDVKNYQPILKRYGYLLLASQPMVQIPESAALPPPPSTTKEPLIFGH, from the coding sequence ATGAGCGATCAGACGGGCGGGACAAGCGAGAACCGCGAGACGGAGGCGAGCGCGGAGTCGCGCGATTCTCACCCGTCATCCGTCACCTATCCAGCGACGCTCATCGTGCGCCACCTCTGCATCCTGCTGGCGCTCTGCGGAGTCCTGTTCTTTTGGAACCTGGGAGCCCTCGGCCTCACCGACCGCGACGAAGGCCGCAACGCGGAAGCGGGCCGGGAAATGCTGGAAACCGGCGACTGGATCAGCCCCACCTTCAACTACGAACCGCGCTACGCGAAGCCGGCGCTGGTGTACTGGTTGATGAGCGCGTCGTATAAAACCTTCGGCGTGTCGGCCTTTGCGGCGCGGTTCCCTTCGGCCCTCTTCGGCCTGGGCCTGGTTCTGATGCTCTATCTCTTTCTCGCACGGCTGCGCGATCCGGTCACGGCGCTGCTCGCGGCGCTGATGCTCGCGCTCAATCTGCAAATGATCGCGCTCAACCGCATGGCCCTGACCGACAGCGTGCTGATCTTTTTCACCACGCTCTCGCTCTTCGCCTTTTGGCTGGGCTTTCAGACGACGCACGCCCGGCGGCACTGGCTCTGGATCTGCTACCTCGCGATGGGGCTGGGAACCTTGGCCAAGGGGCCGGTCGGGTTCCTCGTCCCGCTCATCACCATCGCCCTCTACCTCTCCCTGACGAAGCAATGGGGGCGATTCTGGCAGGAGGGGAAACCGCTGCCTGGAACAGCGCTGACCGTCCTGATCGCCCTGCCCTGGTACGCCACGATGTGGTGGCTCCATGGCGCCGAGTACGCCGCTTCAGCCCAGGCCAACACCGTCGGCCGGTTTCTCAACCCGATGGAAGGGCACAGCTTTGGGCTCTTGTTCTATATCCCGGTGCTGCTCCTCGGATTCTTCCCCTGGAGCGGCTGGCTCCTCTTCGCCTGGTATGACGCCTTCAATAACTGGCGAAAGACGAGAGGCCAGGAGTCTGATCTCCCGACAGACGTCCCCAGTCTGGAATGGTTCACCGCCGCCTGGATCTTCGGCACGTTCATCTTCTTTACCCTGTCATCGACCAGGCTACCGCATTACATCGGCCCGCTCTTTCCGGCCGCCGCCATTCTCACGGCCCTTTTCTGGTCTCGCTGCATGGCCGAGCCCGCCACCCGCGGCGCCCGAGCCTCCGTGCATGTGGTGATGTGGCTGGGCTTTCTCCTGGCCGGCGCCTTCGCGTCGCTGCCCTGGATCTATGACACGAAGATCGCCGGGAAACTGGTCAAAGAATTTCCCCTGGCCACGCAACTCTCGATGGGGAGCGGCCCCTACATCGCCGCCACACTCCTGCTGATCGGCATGGGACTGGTGGGCGCGTTCGGGCTCTCGGAAACGCGCCGGCGCGGGGCCTTTTGGGCGGCCGCCGGATCGCTCGCTGGGGTGGTGCTGGTCGTGATGCTGTTCATCCTGCCGGCGGTGAATCGCTACTTTGTCGCGCCGCCGCAAGAGCTGGCTTACGCGGCGGGGGTGAACCTCGAACCGGGCGAGCAACTGATCGTCTACGCTTCGACGAGACCCTCCATGGCCTTTTATGCCCGCCGCAAAGTGCTCTTCGTTGGAAAGGGTGAAGAAGATAAGATGCGCGAGGCGCTGTCGCAGGCCGGCCGCACGATGATTCTCCTGCCGGAAACCTTCGTGGAGAAACTGCCGGGCGACGTGAAAAACTACCAACCGATTTTGAAACGCTACGGGTATCTCTTGCTCGCCAGCCAGCCGATGGTGCAGATCCCGGAATCGGCCGCGCTGCCGCCTCCGCCTTCGACGACGAAAGAGCCGCTCATCTTCGGACATTGA
- the ybeY gene encoding rRNA maturation RNase YbeY, which yields MAVYVRVRLMRLAVRHTAWKRVATLVLEAAGEASSELSIELIGDGRMRRLNREYRKKDRTTDVLAFAMRESACPDESLLGDVVISVPTARRQAKENGRALDEELAWLLVHGVLHLCGYDHERSDQEARRMRRREQHILRGLRPIPRLVTVPKAVAPLRRRSGKME from the coding sequence ATGGCTGTCTATGTACGTGTGCGCCTCATGCGGTTGGCGGTGCGGCACACGGCGTGGAAGCGTGTGGCTACCCTGGTGCTGGAGGCGGCCGGCGAAGCCTCGTCGGAACTCAGCATCGAGCTGATCGGGGATGGGCGCATGCGACGGCTCAATCGTGAGTATCGGAAAAAAGATCGCACGACGGATGTGCTGGCCTTTGCCATGCGGGAGTCGGCCTGCCCTGACGAGTCCCTCCTCGGCGATGTCGTGATTTCGGTGCCGACGGCTCGCCGCCAAGCGAAAGAGAACGGCCGGGCGTTGGATGAGGAGTTGGCCTGGCTGTTGGTGCATGGGGTGCTACATCTGTGCGGATACGATCATGAACGGAGCGACCAGGAAGCCCGGCGTATGCGCCGGCGGGAGCAGCACATTTTGCGGGGGCTCAGGCCGATTCCGCGGCTGGTCACGGTACCGAAAGCCGTTGCGCCGCTACGTCGGCGTAGCGGGAAGATGGAGTAA